A genomic region of Limnohabitans curvus contains the following coding sequences:
- a CDS encoding amino acid ABC transporter substrate-binding protein, whose amino-acid sequence MKKQFVTLAVSALLAGTAFAQANDTLAKVKAAGSITMGVRDSSGALSYTLGDGKYVGYHVEICQRIIANVEKAAGKKLEVKYTPVTSQNRIPLVENGTVDIECGSTTNNEARQKQVAFAFTTYVEEVRIAVRANSGITSIAQLNGKNVATTTGTTSVQLLRKNERATGVDFKEVFGKDHADSFLLLESGRADAFVMDGQILAGNIANSKAPADFKIVGEVLNVEPIAIMFRKDDPAFKKLADDTIAGLAKSGELAKLYDKWFTQAIPPKNIKLGMPASDANKDAWKNLNDKPVEAYAKK is encoded by the coding sequence ATGAAAAAGCAGTTCGTTACCTTGGCTGTCTCAGCCCTCTTGGCTGGCACCGCATTTGCGCAAGCCAATGACACCCTCGCCAAAGTCAAAGCCGCAGGCAGCATCACCATGGGTGTGCGCGACTCTTCGGGCGCGTTGTCTTACACCTTGGGTGACGGTAAGTATGTGGGCTACCACGTGGAGATTTGCCAACGCATCATCGCCAACGTTGAAAAGGCAGCTGGCAAAAAACTCGAAGTGAAGTACACGCCCGTGACTTCACAAAACCGTATTCCTTTGGTTGAGAACGGCACCGTGGACATCGAGTGCGGCTCCACCACCAACAACGAAGCGCGCCAAAAGCAAGTGGCGTTCGCATTCACCACCTACGTGGAAGAAGTGCGCATTGCCGTGCGTGCCAACTCTGGCATCACATCGATTGCTCAGTTGAACGGCAAGAACGTGGCCACCACCACCGGCACCACATCTGTGCAGCTGTTGCGCAAGAACGAACGCGCCACCGGCGTTGACTTCAAAGAAGTGTTCGGCAAAGACCACGCAGACAGCTTCTTGCTGCTCGAGTCTGGCCGCGCTGATGCGTTCGTGATGGACGGCCAAATTTTGGCTGGCAACATCGCCAACTCCAAAGCCCCAGCCGATTTCAAAATCGTGGGCGAAGTGTTGAACGTTGAGCCCATCGCCATCATGTTCCGCAAGGACGACCCAGCTTTCAAGAAATTGGCTGACGACACCATCGCTGGTTTGGCCAAGTCTGGCGAACTCGCCAAGCTGTACGACAAGTGGTTCACACAAGCGATTCCTCCAAAGAACATCAAGCTTGGCATGCCTGCCAGCGATGCCAACAAGGACGCTTGGAAAAACTTGAACGACAAGCCTGTCGAAGCCTACGCTAAGAAGTAA
- a CDS encoding amino acid ABC transporter permease, giving the protein MTLDWQVFLQDDGGGRTYLEWMFDAWGWTLSVAGSAWVVAMVSGCLMGVLRTLPQDTRLNVWLARFANAWVELFRNIPVLVQIFLWYFVLPKIFPAMQQVPGFVLVVLGLGFFTSSRVAEMLRAGIQAMPRGQRYAAMAMGFTTWQTYRYVLLPIAFRTIWPPLTSESMNLLKNSSVAFAVSIAELTMYAMQVQEETSRGIEVYLAVTALYTVSAFAVNRVMAFVERRMQIPGLVVAGNVGGGH; this is encoded by the coding sequence ATGACACTCGATTGGCAGGTTTTTCTTCAGGACGATGGCGGGGGACGAACCTACCTCGAGTGGATGTTTGACGCCTGGGGCTGGACGCTTTCTGTAGCGGGCAGTGCTTGGGTGGTGGCCATGGTGTCGGGGTGCCTGATGGGTGTTCTGCGCACCTTGCCACAAGACACGCGTTTGAATGTTTGGTTAGCAAGATTCGCCAACGCGTGGGTGGAGCTGTTTCGCAACATCCCCGTGTTGGTCCAAATTTTTCTCTGGTACTTTGTATTGCCCAAGATCTTTCCGGCCATGCAACAAGTGCCGGGGTTTGTGTTGGTGGTGTTGGGCCTAGGCTTCTTCACGTCCTCACGCGTGGCCGAGATGCTGCGCGCTGGTATCCAAGCCATGCCACGCGGCCAGCGCTATGCGGCCATGGCCATGGGCTTTACAACGTGGCAAACGTACCGCTATGTGCTGCTGCCGATTGCGTTTCGCACCATTTGGCCGCCACTCACCAGTGAGTCGATGAATTTGTTGAAGAACTCATCGGTGGCCTTTGCGGTGTCGATTGCCGAACTCACCATGTACGCCATGCAAGTGCAAGAAGAAACCTCGCGTGGCATTGAGGTGTACTTGGCCGTGACGGCGCTGTACACCGTGTCAGCCTTTGCTGTGAACCGTGTGATGGCCTTCGTAGAGCGCCGCATGCAAATCCCTGGCCTCGTGGTCGCGGGCAATGTCGGCGGGGGGCACTGA
- a CDS encoding Bug family tripartite tricarboxylate transporter substrate binding protein: MKKFFLRMVVVALSVACPLGSTFAQSYPNKPIQIIVPVAAGGGTDLLARTLGQKVGELLGQSVVIENRLGAGGNIGVEAVTKAKPDGYTLLLSPGTIATNVAVYRKLPYDLLKDLQTVTLVGQTGSVLVVHPSVKANNLREFVDLAKASPGELNYGTAGMGSPQHLHAEFFNQLAGTKTNHIPYKGQSQAMTDLVGGQLAYMFSPVQNALPYIQQGRIRALAMAASQRNPNLPNVPSLAESGYKGVDLANWFAVYAPAGTPPAIVKKLNAAFVQVGNTPEMKAKFEKLGFEPFFTSSESGTDFMRSELVRWARVAAYAGIKAE; encoded by the coding sequence ATGAAGAAGTTTTTTCTTAGGATGGTTGTTGTTGCGCTGAGCGTTGCATGTCCACTGGGCAGTACCTTTGCGCAAAGCTACCCAAACAAACCCATTCAAATCATCGTGCCCGTCGCCGCGGGTGGCGGCACAGATTTATTAGCGCGTACCTTGGGGCAAAAAGTGGGTGAGTTGCTGGGCCAGTCGGTGGTGATTGAAAACCGCTTGGGTGCTGGCGGCAACATCGGCGTGGAAGCTGTGACCAAAGCCAAGCCCGACGGCTACACCTTGCTACTGTCGCCGGGCACCATTGCCACCAATGTGGCGGTGTATCGCAAGCTGCCTTATGACTTGTTGAAGGATTTGCAAACCGTTACTTTGGTTGGGCAAACGGGATCGGTGCTGGTGGTGCACCCTTCGGTCAAGGCGAACAACTTGCGTGAATTTGTCGATCTGGCCAAAGCCAGCCCAGGCGAGCTGAACTACGGCACTGCAGGCATGGGTAGCCCACAGCATTTGCATGCGGAGTTCTTCAACCAACTCGCGGGTACTAAAACCAATCACATCCCCTACAAAGGGCAATCCCAAGCCATGACAGATTTGGTGGGCGGTCAACTGGCTTACATGTTCAGCCCTGTGCAAAACGCGTTGCCCTATATCCAGCAAGGGCGCATCCGCGCGTTGGCCATGGCCGCTTCGCAGCGCAACCCTAACTTGCCCAATGTGCCTTCGTTGGCTGAGTCAGGCTACAAAGGCGTGGACTTGGCCAACTGGTTTGCGGTGTATGCCCCTGCAGGCACACCGCCAGCCATTGTGAAAAAACTCAACGCGGCATTTGTGCAAGTGGGCAACACACCCGAGATGAAAGCCAAGTTTGAGAAGCTGGGTTTTGAGCCCTTCTTCACCTCATCCGAAAGCGGCACAGACTTTATGCGCTCCGAATTGGTGCGTTGGGCACGCGTCGCTGCCTATGCCGGCATCAAAGCTGAATAA
- the pyrC gene encoding dihydroorotase, with product MTQEITITKPDDWHLHVRDGAALNTVVPHTAAEFGRAIIMPNLKPPVTTAAQALAYKQRILAAVPQGVSFEPLMTLYLTDNLPADEIARAKDAGVVAAKLYPAGATTNSDAGVTDMRKTYKTLEAMQKAGMLLLVHGEVTSPDIDLFDREAVFIDTQLIPLRKDFPELKIVFEHITTAEAAHYVADSDKYTGATITAHHLLYNRNAIFTGGIRPHYYCLPVLKRETHRQALVKAATSGSPKFFLGTDSAPHPAQLKEHATGCAGCYTAHAAMPMYAEAFDNAGALDKLEGFASFHGADFYGLPRNTGTLTLRKESWTPPESFAFGEADLKPLRSGEALPWRVV from the coding sequence ATGACGCAAGAAATCACCATCACAAAACCCGACGACTGGCACCTGCACGTGCGCGATGGCGCTGCACTCAACACCGTGGTGCCCCACACCGCCGCCGAATTTGGCCGTGCCATCATCATGCCCAACCTCAAGCCCCCCGTCACCACGGCGGCGCAAGCGCTTGCGTACAAACAACGCATCTTGGCAGCTGTGCCTCAAGGTGTGAGCTTCGAGCCTTTGATGACGCTCTACCTCACCGACAACTTGCCCGCCGACGAAATCGCCCGCGCCAAAGACGCAGGCGTGGTCGCTGCCAAGCTCTACCCAGCAGGTGCCACCACCAACAGCGATGCCGGTGTGACCGACATGCGCAAGACCTACAAAACACTCGAAGCCATGCAAAAGGCGGGCATGTTGTTGTTGGTGCACGGCGAAGTGACCAGCCCCGACATCGACTTGTTTGATCGCGAAGCTGTGTTCATCGACACCCAGCTCATTCCGCTGCGCAAAGACTTCCCCGAACTCAAAATTGTGTTCGAGCACATCACCACCGCCGAAGCCGCGCACTACGTGGCCGACAGCGACAAGTACACGGGTGCCACCATCACCGCGCACCACTTGCTCTACAACCGCAACGCCATCTTCACCGGCGGCATTCGCCCGCATTACTACTGCTTACCCGTGTTGAAGCGCGAGACACATCGCCAAGCTTTGGTGAAAGCGGCTACCAGCGGCTCGCCCAAATTTTTCTTGGGTACCGACAGCGCGCCACACCCTGCACAGCTCAAAGAACACGCCACAGGCTGCGCAGGTTGCTACACCGCCCACGCGGCCATGCCCATGTATGCCGAAGCGTTTGACAACGCAGGTGCGCTCGACAAACTCGAAGGCTTTGCCAGCTTCCACGGCGCAGACTTCTACGGCCTGCCACGCAACACCGGCACGCTCACGCTGCGCAAAGAGAGCTGGACACCCCCCGAGAGCTTTGCGTTTGGCGAAGCTGATTTGAAGCCTCTGCGCTCTGGCGAGGCCTTGCCTTGGCGCGTGGTTTAA
- a CDS encoding Bug family tripartite tricarboxylate transporter substrate binding protein — MNFNNIFRRRVLQSVVLAVAAASVGSAAFAQAYPNRSIKFIVPYSAGGLPDTVARIYAQRLGDRLGQPVVVDNKPGANGVVAAQAMAASPKDGYTFLVTDGSMFSINPSLYKTISYDYKRDFVPVSLAARAPLYLAVHPKTPANNLRELIALAKAKPGTLTYGSSGIGSTHHLSMEAMKAALSLDITHIPFKGTGQSVPALIGGQVEMLFSALPSLSGFVKSGQVRLVGSNSGKRSAQEPNVPTIAEVIPGFDFAPIVGVLASTGTPQAAMDRISAEMAFVAKQPETIQILSNAGIEAIGGSAIDYARAIADENERLGKAVQAAGIKQQE; from the coding sequence ATGAATTTCAACAATATTTTCCGTCGCCGTGTATTGCAATCTGTTGTGCTGGCGGTGGCTGCTGCAAGTGTTGGATCTGCTGCATTTGCGCAGGCGTATCCCAACCGATCCATCAAATTCATCGTGCCGTACTCGGCGGGCGGGTTGCCTGACACTGTGGCGCGTATTTACGCGCAACGCTTAGGCGATCGCTTGGGTCAGCCTGTGGTGGTTGACAACAAACCTGGAGCGAACGGTGTCGTGGCTGCACAAGCCATGGCTGCATCGCCAAAGGATGGTTACACCTTTTTAGTCACTGATGGTTCGATGTTTTCCATCAATCCATCGCTCTACAAAACCATCAGCTACGACTACAAGCGTGACTTTGTTCCCGTTTCTTTGGCCGCGCGAGCACCTTTGTATTTGGCCGTTCACCCCAAAACACCGGCCAACAATTTACGTGAATTGATTGCGTTGGCAAAGGCCAAGCCTGGCACATTGACTTATGGGTCTTCTGGCATTGGCAGCACGCACCATCTGAGCATGGAAGCGATGAAAGCGGCTTTGTCGTTGGATATCACGCACATTCCATTCAAAGGTACTGGCCAATCTGTACCTGCGTTGATTGGTGGTCAAGTCGAGATGTTGTTTTCTGCTTTGCCGTCACTGTCTGGCTTTGTCAAGTCGGGTCAGGTGCGCTTGGTCGGCAGTAACTCAGGCAAGCGTTCGGCTCAAGAACCTAACGTCCCCACCATTGCCGAAGTGATTCCGGGTTTTGACTTTGCACCCATTGTGGGTGTGTTGGCCTCCACGGGAACACCACAGGCAGCGATGGACCGTATCAGTGCTGAAATGGCGTTTGTCGCTAAGCAACCCGAAACCATTCAAATCTTGAGCAATGCTGGGATTGAGGCTATTGGCGGTAGCGCCATTGACTATGCGCGTGCAATTGCAGACGAAAACGAGCGCCTTGGCAAAGCCGTCCAAGCCGCAGGCATCAAACAACAGGAGTAA
- a CDS encoding 4,5-dihydroxyphthalate decarboxylase: MSRLKLSFACWNYDRTRALMDGTVPVDGIDLNYLNLPVEETFFRMARFQEFDVAEMSLSSYCVTLSKPERPFVALPIFPSRFFRHSCIYVNANSGIHEPKDLIGKRIASPEYQMTAPVWIRGILSDHYGVPVDAQPYLFGGEEESGRIEKMKLQLPPNIQVNPIGPTQTLSKMLHDGELDALYTARMPSSFLKGDGKVKRLFENYVDVERAYYRETGIFPIMHTVVIRREVYEANRWIAQSLTKAFIEAQRRTYDDLYETAALKAMLPWLTAHVEDARREFGDDWWSYGLEKNRKTLETFTRYHHEQGLSPRQLDVAELFAPESLEAFKI, from the coding sequence GTGAGTCGATTGAAACTGAGCTTTGCGTGTTGGAACTACGACCGAACCCGTGCTTTGATGGATGGCACGGTGCCTGTCGATGGCATTGACTTGAACTATTTGAATTTGCCTGTGGAAGAAACCTTCTTTCGCATGGCTCGGTTTCAAGAGTTTGATGTGGCAGAGATGTCGTTGTCGTCTTATTGCGTCACGCTGTCCAAACCCGAGCGTCCGTTTGTCGCGTTGCCTATTTTTCCATCCCGCTTCTTTCGTCACTCTTGCATTTATGTGAATGCCAACAGCGGCATCCATGAGCCGAAAGATTTGATTGGCAAACGTATTGCTAGCCCTGAATACCAAATGACAGCGCCGGTGTGGATTCGTGGCATCTTGTCTGATCATTACGGTGTGCCCGTGGATGCGCAGCCGTATTTATTTGGCGGTGAAGAAGAGTCGGGACGTATCGAAAAGATGAAGCTGCAATTGCCGCCGAATATTCAAGTCAACCCCATCGGTCCCACGCAAACCTTGTCAAAGATGTTGCACGATGGTGAATTGGATGCGCTCTACACCGCGCGCATGCCATCTTCATTTCTAAAAGGCGATGGCAAGGTCAAGCGTTTGTTTGAGAACTATGTCGATGTCGAGCGTGCTTATTACCGTGAAACAGGCATTTTTCCAATCATGCACACGGTGGTGATTCGCCGTGAGGTGTATGAAGCAAACCGTTGGATTGCGCAATCGTTGACCAAGGCTTTCATTGAAGCGCAGCGCCGCACGTATGACGACTTGTACGAAACGGCTGCACTCAAGGCGATGCTGCCTTGGTTAACGGCACATGTGGAAGATGCACGCCGTGAGTTTGGTGACGACTGGTGGTCTTATGGCCTTGAGAAAAACCGCAAAACACTAGAGACCTTTACCCGCTATCACCACGAACAAGGTTTGTCGCCTCGTCAATTGGATGTGGCGGAGTTGTTTGCACCAGAGTCGCTTGAAGCGTTCAAGATTTAA
- a CDS encoding amino acid ABC transporter ATP-binding protein, producing the protein MIELKNVSKWYGPVQVLNNCSTSIKKGEVVVVCGPSGSGKSTLIKTINALEPFQQGEIFVDGIAVHGKDTNLPKLRSRVGMVFQHFELFPHLSVTENLTIAQQKVLGRSEEEAHAHGLKYLERVGLMAHKDKFPGQLSGGQQQRVAIARALSMDPIVMLFDEPTSALDPEMVGEVLDVMVDLANEGMTMMCVTHEMGFARKVGSRVIFMDVGGKILEDCSKDEFFNHPENRQPRTKEFLNKILAH; encoded by the coding sequence GTGATTGAATTAAAAAATGTTTCCAAGTGGTACGGCCCCGTGCAGGTGCTGAACAACTGTTCCACCAGTATTAAAAAAGGTGAGGTGGTGGTGGTTTGCGGCCCGTCGGGCTCGGGCAAATCCACCCTCATCAAAACCATCAACGCCTTGGAGCCTTTCCAACAAGGCGAGATTTTTGTAGACGGCATCGCTGTCCACGGCAAAGACACCAACCTGCCCAAACTGCGCAGCCGTGTGGGCATGGTGTTTCAGCACTTCGAGCTGTTCCCCCATTTGTCGGTGACCGAGAACCTCACGATCGCCCAGCAAAAGGTCTTGGGCCGCAGCGAAGAAGAAGCCCACGCCCACGGCTTGAAATACCTAGAGCGCGTGGGCCTGATGGCACACAAAGACAAGTTCCCAGGTCAGCTCTCAGGCGGCCAACAACAACGCGTGGCCATTGCCCGTGCCTTGAGCATGGACCCCATCGTGATGCTGTTTGACGAACCCACCTCAGCCCTCGACCCCGAAATGGTGGGCGAGGTGTTGGACGTGATGGTGGACTTGGCGAATGAGGGCATGACCATGATGTGCGTGACCCACGAAATGGGCTTTGCGCGCAAAGTGGGCAGCCGCGTGATCTTCATGGATGTGGGCGGCAAGATTTTGGAAGACTGCTCGAAAGATGAGTTCTTCAACCACCCAGAAAACCGTCAGCCACGCACCAAAGAGTTCTTGAACAAGATCTTGGCGCACTGA
- a CDS encoding amino acid ABC transporter permease, translating into MSALDFSFVEWDIFNKFVLKGMLFSIELTIIATVGGIVFGTILALMRLSGNKVLELPAVIYVNGMRSIPLVMVILWFFLLIPFLIGRSIGAELSATITFVAFEAAYFSEIMRAGIQSIPRGQVMAGQALGMSYSQNMRLIVLPQAFRNMIPVLLTQTIILFQDTSLVYAIGAYDLLKGFVTAGKIYGRVEEVYILAALVYFVICFGLSALVRRLQARIAIIR; encoded by the coding sequence ATGAGCGCACTCGATTTTTCTTTTGTCGAATGGGACATCTTCAACAAGTTTGTGTTGAAGGGGATGCTGTTCAGCATTGAGCTGACCATCATCGCCACCGTGGGCGGCATTGTGTTTGGCACCATCCTCGCGCTCATGCGCTTGTCGGGCAACAAAGTGCTAGAACTGCCAGCGGTCATCTATGTGAACGGCATGCGCTCCATCCCCTTGGTGATGGTGATTCTGTGGTTCTTCTTGCTGATTCCGTTTTTGATTGGCCGCTCCATCGGGGCTGAGCTGTCGGCCACGATCACCTTTGTGGCTTTTGAGGCCGCGTACTTCAGCGAAATCATGCGTGCGGGCATTCAGTCCATTCCGCGTGGTCAGGTGATGGCAGGCCAAGCCTTGGGCATGAGCTACAGCCAGAACATGCGCCTGATTGTGTTGCCGCAAGCCTTTCGCAACATGATTCCTGTGTTGCTCACGCAAACCATCATCTTGTTTCAAGACACCTCCTTGGTCTACGCCATCGGCGCCTATGACTTGCTCAAGGGCTTTGTCACCGCAGGCAAGATTTATGGCCGCGTGGAAGAGGTGTACATCTTGGCGGCCTTGGTGTATTTCGTGATTTGTTTTGGCCTCTCGGCCCTCGTGCGTCGCTTGCAAGCGCGCATTGCCATCATTCGCTAA
- a CDS encoding class II aldolase/adducin family protein, with amino-acid sequence MTTQLLDDLALANHILVNEGVLDGFGHISVRHPNKPDRFFIARSMAPALVEAQDIVEVDLDGNVHDPQGRRTYVERFIHSAIYKARPDVMSVVHSHSPAVIPFGVTGARLRPICHMSGFLGAVTPVYDIRHSAGESTDLLISNQALGESLATVLGQSNVALMRGHGSVTVGNAIQQAVFRAIYTESNARLQSEASRLGEINFLTEAEAKATSDMNDLHLDRPWEMWKRNALKRG; translated from the coding sequence ATGACAACACAACTCTTAGACGACTTGGCGCTGGCCAACCACATCCTGGTCAACGAAGGTGTGCTCGATGGCTTTGGCCACATCAGCGTGCGTCACCCCAACAAGCCCGATCGCTTTTTCATTGCGCGCAGCATGGCGCCCGCTTTGGTCGAGGCGCAAGACATTGTGGAGGTCGATTTAGACGGCAACGTGCACGACCCGCAAGGCCGCCGCACCTATGTCGAGCGCTTCATTCACAGCGCCATCTACAAAGCCCGCCCTGATGTGATGTCGGTGGTGCACAGCCATTCACCGGCTGTGATTCCATTTGGCGTCACAGGCGCGCGGCTGCGCCCTATTTGTCACATGAGTGGCTTCTTAGGCGCGGTGACGCCCGTTTACGACATTCGCCACAGCGCGGGTGAGAGCACCGATTTGTTGATCAGCAACCAAGCCCTGGGTGAATCGCTGGCCACTGTGTTGGGCCAATCCAATGTGGCGCTCATGCGAGGCCACGGCAGTGTGACGGTGGGTAACGCCATCCAACAAGCCGTGTTTCGCGCCATCTACACCGAGAGCAATGCGCGCTTGCAAAGCGAAGCGTCACGTTTGGGTGAGATCAATTTCCTCACAGAAGCTGAAGCGAAAGCCACGTCAGACATGAATGATTTGCACCTCGATCGCCCTTGGGAAATGTGGAAACGCAACGCACTAAAAAGGGGCTAG